In the genome of Haloprofundus halobius, the window GTCGTCGCAGCTCCCGAACTCCGAGCGGGTGACGCCCGACACGTGGGCTACGTCCGGGTGGCCGAGCACGTGCAGCGTCAGGTCGATAATGTGGACGCCGATGTCGATGAGCGCGCCGCCGCCGGCGATCTCCTTGGCGGTGAACCACGAGCCCCGTCCGGGGACGCCCCGTCGGCGCAGGTAGTTCGTCTCGACACGGGTGACGTCGCCGAGGTAGTCCTCCTCGACGTACCCCTTGAGCGCAGTCGCGGCGTTCAGAAAGCGGTTGTGGAACCCGACCATCCCGAAGGCGTCGGACGCCTCGGCGGCCGCGGCGATGCGCTCGGCGCTCTCCAGCGTGTGCGCGAGCGGTTTCTCCAACAGAAGGTCGATGTCGGCCTCGAAGGCGTCGACCGCCGCCGGTTCGTGGAACTTGTTCGGCGTCGTGACGACGACGGCGTCCAGTTCCTCCTCGGCGTAGAGCTCCTCGTGGGTGGCGTACGACGGCTTGTCCCACTTCTGTTCGTAGTGGCGGCGCGCGCTCTCCTGGACGTCCGCCCCGGCGACGACGTCGTACCCAGCGTTCTCGACTAACTCCGTGTGCCAGTGGCCCATCGAACCGAGTCCGACGATGCCGACCTGAATATCATTGCTACTATTTCCCATGCAGTCAGTCAACGATTCGGTCACAGTACCGTATATATTACGGTCACCGTGAGCGTCTGGTGCGGCTCGCCGATATCGGCCTAGCGTCTCTCATGCACTAACGGAACGTCTCTCTCGCGTCGTCGACCGAACAACCGTCCGATACGTCCCACCGGATGATTTTTCCATGGGGGTGGAGAATCGTCGTACGGATAGCGAGAGCATGTCACACGAGACAGCCGACGCCGGCGGAGCGACAGGGATAGCTGTACGAACAGGCGGAGGCTCGGAGATGGGCCGGAGGCATCGCCCCCAATGACAGTTGAGAGCCCCGACGAGACGGTCGTCGCCGACATCGAGGTCGACGGCGACGGTCGGCCGACGCTCGCCGTCCGTTCCGGCGGGACGGTCGTCGTCGAGTCGTCGCCGCTCGGACTCGAAACGCTCGAACGGTCCTACGTCGACGGACTCTCCGTCCGACATCGCGAGCGCCGGACGACAGAGACGGTGTACGAGACGCCGGCGGGGAAGCGGCGTTCGCACCGCTCCCACGCGAACGAGGAGACGATGGCGCTCGTCGACGGCGACGGTTCGGTCGTCCGAATCGACCTCCGGGTGTCGAACGACGGGGTCGCCTACCGCTACCGCCTCCCCGGCGACGGTCCGGTCGTCGTGACCGCCGAGGAGAGCGCGTTCACCCTCCCGGCGGAGGCGTCGGCGTGGCTGATGCCGTTCGAGAAGAAACACGAGGAGGTCTGGCGCGAGACGTCCGCGGCCGAGGCGAGCGGCGAGTACAGTTTCCCGTCGCTGTTCGAGGTCGAGGGGCAGTGGGCGCTTCTGACGGAGGCGGGCGTCGACGGCCGGTACGTCGCGTCGCGCTTCGTCGCCGAGGAGGACGACACGCGGTTCCGCGTCCGCTTCCCGGAGTCAGAGCGTCACCGCATGGCGTCGGAGTCCGCCCACGTGAGCGCGACGCGG includes:
- a CDS encoding Gfo/Idh/MocA family protein, with protein sequence MGNSSNDIQVGIVGLGSMGHWHTELVENAGYDVVAGADVQESARRHYEQKWDKPSYATHEELYAEEELDAVVVTTPNKFHEPAAVDAFEADIDLLLEKPLAHTLESAERIAAAAEASDAFGMVGFHNRFLNAATALKGYVEEDYLGDVTRVETNYLRRRGVPGRGSWFTAKEIAGGGALIDIGVHIIDLTLHVLGHPDVAHVSGVTRSEFGSCDDYRYLEMWGDDAGPGSFDVEDSAMAMLQTTDGQTVSLDIAWATNGDGEETISLRGTEAGATLDKAAGELTLYETRDVGLNHHVDSTVSTPDQNCKEAQADCFLSAVESGDPPGISTIEQALTVQRVIEGIYRSSEHDGRPVRFESNEATVEEPITLD